The Arcobacter sp. F2176 DNA window CTAAAGTATTGATAGAAATTGTATCATCAGTAAATGTTCCCCATGATTGAACTAATTCTGATGCTTTAACATCTTTTAAAATTGGATACTCAAAATTACCTTCTGCAAAGATTCTTTGTGCATCAGCACTTGCTAAAAATTCTATAAATTTTATAGCATTATCTTTATTAGGAGCATATTTTGTAACTCCAGCTCCACTAACATTTATATGAGTTCCCCCATTTTCAAATTTAGGAAAAAAGATTTTTACTTTTTTTACCGCTTGAGCTTGTGATTTATCTTTATTATCAACCATTTTACCTATGTAGTAAGTATTTGCAATAGCAATAGAACCAATGCCATTAGCTACAGCTTTTACTTGATATCTATCATTACCTTTTGGTTCTTTTGCCATATTTGCAACAATTCCTTTAGCCCATTTTAAAGCAAACTCTTCCCCATGATGTGCAATAACTGCTGCTAAAAGTGATTGATTATATGCATTATTAGAAGATCTAACCATTATTTTACCTTTAAATTTTGGATCTGCCAATTCTTCATATGTTGATAGTTGATCTTTAATCCCCGATCCAACTTTGTATACAGCAACTCTTGCTCTTTTTGTTAATCCAAACCATTGGTTATCTTTGTCTCTTAATTGAGCTGGTAT harbors:
- a CDS encoding Fe(3+) ABC transporter substrate-binding protein; the protein is MLKKLGISILIFSSSLFATQEVNIYSHRHYDTDKELFKMFEKKTGIKVNIVKAEAKALIKRIQTEGEKSPADVLITVDAAGLYKAKSSGLLQTIESDILEKNIPAQLRDKDNQWFGLTKRARVAVYKVGSGIKDQLSTYEELADPKFKGKIMVRSSNNAYNQSLLAAVIAHHGEEFALKWAKGIVANMAKEPKGNDRYQVKAVANGIGSIAIANTYYIGKMVDNKDKSQAQAVKKVKIFFPKFENGGTHINVSGAGVTKYAPNKDNAIKFIEFLASADAQRIFAEGNFEYPILKDVKASELVQSWGTFTDDTISINTLGENNAKAVRIFDQTGWK